Part of the Armatimonadota bacterium genome is shown below.
CACGGGGATGGACTTAGCCAGATTTGCCATACAAACAGGTTAACGCATTTGGCAGGGGAAAAGATGCAGGGACCGCGTTTGGGCTGGGCGGTCGCCATTTGCTCAAACGCGGCCCCTGTAGGTGGCCTAGGCTTTGTGGATGGCCATGCCGTGGGCGTCTTCGAATGCTTCCAGGACGACCTCGGCCATGGTGGGGTGGGCATGGATGCTCATAAAGAGCGATTCCAGCGTGGCTTCCAGGTTGATCGCGGCAACGCCCTCGTGGATCATGTCGGTCACGTGGGAGCCGATCATGTGCAGACCCAAGAGTTCGCCATATTTTGCATCGACGACGACTTTGACAAAACCGTCTTGGTGCCCGCTGGCCATGGCTTTGCCGTTCGGCCGGAATTGGGCCTTGCCGATTTTGACTTCGTGGCCTTGAGTTTTGGCTTGCTCTTCGGTGAGGCCGACACTGGCCACTTCCGGAACGGTGTAAACGCAGTTGGGGACGGCTTTGTATTGCGCCTTTTCCTTGGTGCCTTTGATGATGTTGGTGACGGCGATAATGCCTTCGTGGCTGGCCACGTGCGCCAATTGGATTCGGCCCGTGACGTCCCCGATGGCATAAATGTTGGGGACATGAGTGACCATGGTGTCGTCGAGAATTTCAACGCCACGGCGGTGCAACTTGACGCCGATTTTTTCCAGGTTCATCCCTTCGGTGTTGGCTTTGCGCCCGACCCCCAGCAGGACGACATCGACTTCGATCTGTTCGGTCGTCGTCCCGGTTTTGACATGGCAAACCCAGGCGTCGCCTTTTTTCTCACATTTTTCTAGCGCGGCGCCGGTTTTGACTTTCACGCCCAGTTTGGACATCTGCTTGCCCAACTCCTTGCCCAGTTCTTCGTCGAACATGGGGATGAGGTTCGGCATCATTTCAACGAGGGTGACATCGCTGCCCAGCCCGCCAAAAACGTAGCTGAATTCGCACCCGACGGCCCCCCCGCCCAGGACGAGCATTCGTTTGGGCACGTGGGTGGCGGTGACGGTTTCATCTGATGTCCAAACACCGTTCTCGCGTCCGCCTTCCAAACCGGGGACTGGGATGTGGATAACGCTGGAACCCATCGCCAAGACAAAGTTCTTGGCCCGGATGGTGCGCTTTTGGCCATCTTTGTCGACTTCAATGGTGTTGGCGTCTTTGAAACTGGCGAACCCTTCGACGTGCTCGATCTTGTTCTTCTTGAACAAGTAGCCGACCCCTCCGCGCTGGGTTTGGACGATCTTCTCTTTGCGCTCCATGATTTTCGCAAAATCGAACCCGACCTCTCCGGAGATGGTGACCCCGAGTTCGGCGGCCTTTTTGGTGTCTTGGTACCGTTCGACTGAGCCGATCATGGCTTTTGAGGGGATGCACCCCCAGTTGAGGCATGTGCCGCCGAGAAATTCTTTTTCGACGCACATGACTTTTGCCCCGAGTTGGGCAGCGCGGATCGCAGCGACGTACCCGCCTGGGCCGGCACCGATGACAACAAGGTCGGCATCAAAGTTCTCAGTAGCCATTGGTTGTTCTTTTTCCTGGGGTGGCATCAGCGCGCTAATATCCTTGATCAGACTTTCAAAAGTCTGGGGGACGGTGGCGGCAGGCCCGGCGACCGGGGTCTCGGGCTGTGGGGATCCGCCTTGGGGCGTGCTTTGCACAGGGGCAGTTTACCGAGGGGTATTTGCAAGTCGGTGAGCCTGCATCTGGACCTTCTCCGACACGATTTCTGTTAACTCAAACGAGGTCTTTAGCCCCCCCCCACTATGCTACTTGGGTTTTTGCTAGGCGCCCGTGATAGGAAACATTTTCGATCCTACGTTGCGGTAAGCGTCCTGGCCGGAGTGGCATTCGGGTCCGGATTCAATGTGACGCAATCCCGATTTGAAAATTGTCCCAAACCTTCGAGTTCTCCCAAAGCGGTTGAAGTGGCATGCAAACCGGTCGGGATCGACCAGTGCGTGCTTGAATGCACAGCAGATGGATTGACTGGTTCTTATCGGCAACTGTCAAACAATAAAAGGGGGTGCGCTGAAGTCAATCCATTTGACTGCGCTTGGTTGACATGCCGGACGTTGCAATACCAAACCGGCAATTGCACCGGGGACTATACCGAGGAAAATGCAAATAGGTCGCACTGTGGCAAAACAACGTTCTAGAATCCAATCGGGTTATACGTTGCTCCAGATCGTTGTTGCCGTGGCGATTTCCGGCATTCTTGCTGCTTTGTTGACGGTTGCCGCAAGGTCGGCCGTGGTGAGATCCAAGTCGAAAGTGTCAGGGGAAAACCTCAGGCAGATCGGCATTGCTTCGGCGCTTTATGCCAATGCTTACGATGATCTCTTGCCCCCCTATCTCACCCATAGCCCGGAATCGGGCCCGTTGTTAAGCGATGGTAGCCATGACCACCCGGCAAAGGCATGGCGTTTGTGTCTTCTGCCCTACGGGTTGACGATCGATCAGTTTTTTGCCCCTCTGGATGAGCACCGGGGTACCTACTCTGCCGGATATGGGCTGAATGATCACCTGTACTCGAGCTACCGACACAACGGGAACCTGTCGTTTTCAAGATCTGGAAAGACTCTCTCTCTATCACTAACGGGAACGCCTGACCCGGCGGGGACGATCCACATTTACGAGATTGGAAACGGGCACGTCCGGTCTCCAAAAGACGAGAGGT
Proteins encoded:
- the lpdA gene encoding dihydrolipoyl dehydrogenase, which codes for MQSTPQGGSPQPETPVAGPAATVPQTFESLIKDISALMPPQEKEQPMATENFDADLVVIGAGPGGYVAAIRAAQLGAKVMCVEKEFLGGTCLNWGCIPSKAMIGSVERYQDTKKAAELGVTISGEVGFDFAKIMERKEKIVQTQRGGVGYLFKKNKIEHVEGFASFKDANTIEVDKDGQKRTIRAKNFVLAMGSSVIHIPVPGLEGGRENGVWTSDETVTATHVPKRMLVLGGGAVGCEFSYVFGGLGSDVTLVEMMPNLIPMFDEELGKELGKQMSKLGVKVKTGAALEKCEKKGDAWVCHVKTGTTTEQIEVDVVLLGVGRKANTEGMNLEKIGVKLHRRGVEILDDTMVTHVPNIYAIGDVTGRIQLAHVASHEGIIAVTNIIKGTKEKAQYKAVPNCVYTVPEVASVGLTEEQAKTQGHEVKIGKAQFRPNGKAMASGHQDGFVKVVVDAKYGELLGLHMIGSHVTDMIHEGVAAINLEATLESLFMSIHAHPTMAEVVLEAFEDAHGMAIHKA